A window of the Lactuca sativa cultivar Salinas chromosome 5, Lsat_Salinas_v11, whole genome shotgun sequence genome harbors these coding sequences:
- the LOC111897417 gene encoding RINT1-like protein MAG2 gives MIEPLPLVSSLSPAVLSFLDTQLHTTVDLQEASRLVSELQNDCHVLDQSLTDLNQNLGTYLLAYSTHSDQVGLLFKDINIKLTSFQPSISDGEKGEKREKSETFLGKELPALAREVARVEAVRVYAETALKLDTLVGDIEDAVSSSVNKNLRKQTSPHNSEEARFIAINALKLAEDVLTKVSRTRPQWSRLVSAVDHRVDRALAILRPQAIADYRSLLTSLHWPPPLSTLNPSNLEPKKSPESTNPLFTMKGDLKTQYCDSFLALCKLQELQTQRKIRQLQGHNGNLEITHQPLWAIEELVNPISIASQRHFSKWGDKPELIFALVHKITRDYVDSMDELLQPLVDKANLSGYSCREEWISAMVTSLSTYMAKEIFPIYMENITENRISWLHFIDLMISFDKKIKALVAQSGIMLEEDVNMQNISSLSVFCDRPDWLDLWAEIEFSDAIEKLTPVLEDEKKWSTEVEESVNILGSEGYKSPAISSAFLTRLSSIIERCRSLPAVTMRARFIRLAGAPIVHRLLEFLFLKCQEAEGLTALTDDDALIKVTKCINGSRYFESVLKEWCEEVFFLEMGSDGGVFDDEICKLEEFRIEWVEKLSKVVFRGFDACSREYIKNKKQWMEKSEEGWGVSKSFIVALDYLQGKMSILEMNLNKMDFVGVWRQVASAIDLFVFNGVFMGYVKFSDGGVERLGNDLMVLYGVFKNWCLRPEGFFGKLSEGLKLLKMEDRLLHGSFEGGERWLKLNGIRHLTLTEVERVVKSRI, from the exons ATGATCGAACCTCTCCCTTTAGTCTCCTCTCTTTCTCCTGCGGTTCTCTCTTTCCTTGACACCCAACTACACACTACTGTTGATCTTCAAGAAGCTTCTAGACTAGTTTCTGAGTTGCAGAATGATTGTCATGTCTTGGATCAGAGCCTCACAGATTTGAACCAAAACCTCGGTACCTATTTGCTTGCTTACTCTACACACTCAGATCAAGTGGGTCTCCTCTTTAAAGACATAAACATCAAATTAACCAGTTTCCAACCTTCTATCTCAG ATGGAGAGAAAGGGGAGAAAAGggaaaagtcagaaacttttttGGGGAAAGAGTTGCCAGCTCTTGCTCGTGAAGTGGCTAGGGTTGAAGCAGTTCGAGTCTATGCTG AAACAGCATTAAAACTTGATACATTAGTTGGGGACATTGAAGATGCTGTCTCTTCCAGTGTAAACAAAAATTTAAGAAAGCAAACATCTCCCCACAATTCGGag GAAGCGCGATTTATTGCCATTAATGCCCTCAAACTAGCAGAAGATGTTCTAACAAAAGTATCAAGAACACGCCCTCAATGGTCACGCCTTGTTTCAGCTGTTGACCACAGAGTTGACCGAGCATTAGCCATTTTAAGACCTCAAGCAATTGCAGACTATCGTTCCCTTCTCACCTCTCTTCATTGGCCACCACCTCTCTCCACTTTAAATCCTTCCAATTTAGAACCAAAAAAATCACCCGAATCCACAAATCCCCTTTTCACAATGAAAGGCGACCTCAAAACCCAATATTGTGACAGTTTTCTTGCACTATGTAAACTACAAGAGCTACAAACACAAAGAAAAATTCGACAACTTCAAGGGCATAATGGTAATCTTGAAATCACTCATCAGCCACTTTGGGCCATTGAAGAGCTTGTGAACCCTATTTCAATCGCATCACAACGCCATTTTTCAAAATGGGGTGACAAACCCGAGCTTATTTTTGCTTTAGTTCATAAAATAACTCGGGATTATGTCGATTCAATGGATGAATTATTGCAGCCTTTAGTTGATAAAGCGAATCTTTCAGGTTATTCTTGTAGGGAAGAGTGGATTTCAGCCATGGTGACATCATTATCAACCTACATGGCAAAGGAGATTTTCccaatatatatggaaaacatcaCTGAAAACCGAATATCTTGGCTTCATTTTATCGATTTAATGATTTCTTTTGATAAAAAAATCAAAGCTCTTGTAGCACAATCAGGAATCATGTTGGAGGAAGATGTGAACATGCAAAACATTTCTTCTTTATCTGTGTTTTGTGATCGACCTGATTGGCTTGATTTATGGGCTGAAATCGAGTTCAGTGATGCCATTGAGAAACTGACACCTGTACTTGAAGACGAGAAAAAATGGTCAACAGAAGTTGAAGAATCAGTCAACATTTTAGGTTCAGAAGGTTACAAATCACCCGCAATTTCAAGTGCCTTTTTAACACGGTTATCGTCTATAATCGAACGGTGTAGATCACTGCCAGCTGTCACAATGAGAGCAAGGTTTATTAGGTTAGCAGGTGCGCCAATTGTACACAGGTTATTGGAGTTTTTATTTCTCAAATGTCAAGAAGCAGAAGGGTTGACCGCTTTGACCGATGATGATGCTCTGATTAAAGTGACAAAATGTATAAACGGGTCCCGTTATTTTGAATCTGTTTTAAAAGAGTGGTGTGAAGAAGTTTTTTTCCTTGAAATGGGATCAGATGGTGGTGTATTTGATGATGAAATATGTAAATTAGAGGAATTTAGAATCGAATGGGTTGAGAAGTTATCAAAGGTTGTTTTTCGGGGTTTTGATGCGTGTTCACgtgaatatataaaaaacaaaaaacaatggaTGGAAAAAAGTGAAGAAGGTTGGGGGGTTTCGAAATCTTTTATTGTTGCACTTGATTATCTTCAGGGTAAAATGTCGATATTGGAAATGAATTTAAATAAGATGGATTTTGTTGGAGTGTGGAGACAGGTTGCAAGTGCGATAGATTTGTTTGTTTTTAATGGTGTTTTTATGGGTTATGTGAAGTTTTCTGATGGTGGTGTGGAGAGACTTGGGAATGATTTGATGGTTTTGTATGGGGTTTTTAAAAATTGGTGTTTGAGGCCTGAAGGGTTTTTTGGGAAATTGAGTGAGGGGTTGAAGTTGTTGAAAATGGAGGATAGATTGCTTCATGGGAGTTTTGAAGGAGGAGAAAGATGGCTGAAGCTGAATGGGATAAGAcatttgactttgactgaggtcGAAAGAGTCGTGAAGAGTAGAATATaa
- the LOC111897418 gene encoding transcription factor ILI3, whose amino-acid sequence MNTILFQRAIMSTRRTRATRNKKDDELHDLVSKLQALLPSSSSSCNNTRVSASKVLEETCNYIKSLRRKGDKLGERLSELLDSMENNGVDVDILREFLQQ is encoded by the exons ATGAACACAATTCTATTTCAG AGAGCCATAATGTCTACCCGAAGAACAAGAGCTACTAGGAACAAAAAAGACGATGAGCTCCATGACCTTGTGTCAAAATTACAAGCATTGCTACCATCTTCCAGTTCTAGTTGCAATAACACAAGG GTATCAGCATCAAAGGTTCTTGAAGAGACATGCAATTACATAAAGAGCCTGAGAAGAAAGGGGGATAAGCTAGGGGAAAGGCTATCTGAACTACTGGATTCTATGGAAAACAATGGTGTCGATGTTGATATTCTCAGAGAATTTCTGCAacaatag